In a single window of the Melioribacteraceae bacterium genome:
- the infB gene encoding translation initiation factor IF-2, producing MSEEKKEKKIRLYKFASEYNLSTESLVEFLQKKGYEVKGHMSALTDEMIADIKVFFKKDIEKAEIHYKKISEFQKKRGDQEPEPEPKEEAPKVEALKVEAAPVEEVQSSEAAPAEIIEAQSEIKEEVPTEEVLASEETVSEVPESTQEEIVESASPEVVEKVEQKPFKTQTEIRLESQKKGLTIVGKMDLEKKPRRPEPAADESKKDLTRPPKTEVVEESEEDKKKKKKKVLKAKKKTKGGVEDTVEEVVVSKKKKKVKKLEVDKREVEEAIKRTILSMDDSVMAERASARKKKRKEKLEIQEKIEEQRELDKSKIKVTEYIAVNELANLMNVPVSEVIQKCIGLGLMVSINQRLDVETITLIADDFGFEIELVEEYQAELEAEKQDSDDELKPRPPVVTIMGHVDHGKTSLLDFIRSANVVAGESGGITQHIGAYKVVFAEGKEITFLDTPGHEAFTAMRARGARVTDIVVLIVAADDAVMPQTIEAINHAQAANVPIIVAINKIDKPNSNIERIKQQLADRNILVEDWGGKYQSVEVSAKFGKNVDLLLEKITLEADLLDLKANPDREGRGTIIESQLDKGRGVTATVLVQKGTLKVGDPFVAGTAYGRVRAMFDERGNKVRFAGPSTPVLVLGFESAPQAGDNFNVAESERDAREISIKRQQLKREQDNRQIKHITLDEIASQISQGGFKELPVIVKGDVDGSIEALSDSLMKLSNKEVSVRVIHKAVGAISEGDVLLAAASGAIIVGFHVRPNVNAKKLSEQEKVDIRLYNIIYDAINEIKSALEGMLSPVVSEEVVGAVEVREVFKVPKVGTIAGCFVTEGKMIRGAKARLYRDGIVAYQGELGTLKRFKDDVREVEKGYECGISIVNYNDIKVGDVIETFKLIETKKKLE from the coding sequence ATGTCGGAAGAAAAAAAAGAAAAAAAGATTCGCCTCTACAAATTTGCGTCAGAGTATAATTTATCCACAGAATCACTGGTGGAATTTCTTCAGAAAAAAGGATATGAAGTTAAAGGACACATGTCCGCTTTAACTGATGAGATGATTGCTGATATAAAAGTCTTTTTCAAAAAAGATATCGAGAAAGCTGAAATTCATTATAAAAAGATTTCCGAATTTCAGAAGAAAAGAGGTGATCAAGAACCTGAGCCGGAACCAAAAGAGGAAGCTCCAAAAGTTGAAGCTCTAAAAGTTGAAGCAGCACCTGTTGAAGAAGTTCAATCATCCGAAGCAGCTCCGGCTGAAATTATTGAAGCCCAATCTGAAATAAAGGAAGAAGTACCCACAGAAGAAGTATTAGCCAGCGAAGAAACTGTTAGTGAAGTCCCCGAATCTACTCAAGAAGAGATTGTGGAATCTGCATCTCCCGAGGTTGTTGAAAAAGTTGAACAGAAACCATTCAAAACTCAAACTGAAATTAGGTTAGAATCTCAGAAAAAGGGATTAACTATTGTTGGAAAAATGGATCTTGAAAAAAAACCAAGAAGACCTGAGCCGGCAGCAGATGAAAGCAAAAAAGATTTAACAAGACCTCCAAAAACTGAGGTGGTTGAGGAATCGGAAGAGGATAAAAAGAAGAAGAAAAAGAAAGTCCTTAAAGCCAAGAAAAAAACTAAAGGCGGCGTTGAGGATACTGTTGAGGAAGTAGTTGTAAGTAAGAAAAAGAAGAAAGTAAAGAAATTAGAAGTAGATAAACGCGAAGTTGAAGAAGCAATAAAACGTACCATTTTAAGTATGGATGATTCCGTTATGGCCGAAAGAGCTTCTGCGCGTAAAAAGAAACGTAAAGAGAAATTAGAAATCCAAGAGAAGATAGAAGAACAGCGTGAATTAGATAAAAGTAAAATTAAAGTTACCGAGTATATTGCCGTTAATGAACTCGCCAATTTGATGAATGTACCCGTTAGTGAAGTAATTCAAAAATGTATTGGTTTGGGTTTAATGGTTTCGATTAATCAAAGATTGGATGTTGAAACAATTACTTTGATTGCCGATGATTTTGGATTTGAAATTGAATTAGTGGAAGAATATCAAGCCGAATTAGAAGCAGAAAAACAAGATAGTGACGATGAACTTAAACCTCGTCCTCCGGTAGTTACAATTATGGGACACGTAGATCATGGAAAAACATCTTTACTAGATTTTATCCGGAGCGCTAATGTAGTTGCTGGTGAATCGGGTGGTATTACTCAACATATAGGTGCATATAAGGTAGTTTTTGCTGAGGGAAAAGAGATTACATTTTTAGATACTCCAGGTCATGAAGCCTTTACCGCAATGCGCGCGAGAGGTGCTAGAGTTACAGATATTGTAGTACTTATTGTTGCCGCGGATGACGCAGTGATGCCCCAAACTATTGAGGCAATTAACCATGCTCAAGCCGCTAATGTACCTATTATTGTTGCAATTAATAAAATTGATAAACCTAATTCTAATATTGAACGAATTAAACAACAGTTAGCCGATCGTAATATTCTTGTTGAAGATTGGGGTGGTAAATATCAAAGTGTGGAAGTCTCTGCTAAATTTGGTAAAAATGTTGATCTATTACTAGAGAAGATTACTTTAGAAGCCGATCTATTGGATTTGAAAGCTAACCCCGATAGAGAAGGGCGAGGTACAATTATAGAATCACAATTGGATAAAGGTAGAGGCGTTACAGCAACAGTGTTAGTACAAAAAGGTACGTTAAAAGTTGGCGATCCATTTGTGGCTGGTACTGCTTATGGCAGAGTTAGAGCAATGTTTGATGAACGTGGGAATAAAGTTAGATTTGCAGGTCCTTCAACTCCAGTATTAGTATTGGGATTTGAATCAGCTCCACAAGCAGGCGATAATTTTAATGTTGCTGAATCTGAAAGAGATGCCCGAGAAATCAGTATCAAACGTCAGCAGTTAAAACGTGAACAGGATAATCGTCAAATAAAACATATTACTCTCGATGAAATAGCAAGCCAAATTAGTCAAGGCGGATTTAAAGAATTACCTGTAATTGTTAAGGGTGACGTGGATGGTTCAATTGAAGCCTTGTCCGATTCATTAATGAAACTTTCCAATAAAGAAGTTTCCGTTAGAGTTATACATAAAGCTGTGGGAGCGATATCGGAAGGGGATGTGCTTTTAGCCGCGGCTTCAGGCGCTATTATTGTTGGCTTCCATGTACGCCCTAATGTGAATGCTAAAAAATTATCTGAACAAGAAAAAGTTGATATCAGACTTTATAATATTATCTATGATGCGATTAATGAAATTAAATCTGCGCTCGAGGGAATGCTTTCACCGGTAGTTTCTGAAGAAGTTGTCGGCGCGGTTGAAGTTAGAGAAGTATTTAAAGTTCCGAAGGTGGGAACAATAGCAGGATGTTTTGTTACCGAAGGTAAAATGATCAGAGGAGCAAAAGCAAGATTGTATCGAGATGGAATTGTTGCTTACCAGGGTGAACTAGGTACTTTAAAAAGATTTAAAGATGACGTTCGTGAAGTTGAAAAAGGTTACGAGTGCGGAATTAGTATTGTTAATTATAATGATATTAAAGTCGGCGATGTAATTGAAACATTCAAATTAATAGAAACAAAGAAGAAGTTAGAATAA
- the nusA gene encoding transcription termination factor NusA → MNTEIVESFAQMVREKSLDKDVLGGIIEEIFGILVKKKYGQEAKYDVVVNMDKGDIEIFLERTIVDVVEDPSTQISIDDVNAKGNEDELEVGEDYVEKIELVEFGRRLINLARQSLNQKIREIEKDIVYNEYNEMLGEIVVGDIYQVRRNDVLVNHNKNELLLPRHEQIPREKYKKGDTLRAVIKDIKKTPNGPVIIISRADNLFLRRLFEIEIPEIYDGVIEIKGIAREPGERAKVAVESTDARIDAVGACVGMKGVRIHAIVRELNNENIDVINYSDDPFVFIQRCLAPAKLKQIEIDEETKKCTVVADSDQVSLIVGRNGVNIRLAIKLTGFEIEVIRQEKPLDEYEDDIELPELREELGTEIVDLLINHEFETAVEVLKAGLDKLKAIEGLDEEKAKRIIEVLENQFEDED, encoded by the coding sequence ATGAATACCGAAATAGTAGAATCCTTTGCACAGATGGTTCGGGAAAAAAGTCTTGATAAAGACGTTCTTGGCGGAATAATTGAAGAAATATTTGGCATTTTGGTCAAAAAGAAATATGGGCAAGAAGCAAAATATGATGTGGTTGTAAATATGGATAAAGGAGATATTGAAATATTCCTTGAACGTACAATAGTTGACGTAGTTGAAGATCCAAGTACACAGATTAGTATTGATGATGTAAATGCAAAAGGAAATGAAGATGAACTTGAGGTAGGTGAAGATTATGTTGAGAAAATTGAGCTTGTAGAATTTGGAAGAAGATTAATAAACCTCGCTCGCCAAAGCTTGAATCAAAAAATAAGAGAGATTGAGAAAGATATAGTTTACAATGAGTATAATGAAATGCTTGGGGAAATTGTGGTTGGCGATATTTATCAGGTGCGCCGTAATGATGTTTTAGTTAATCATAATAAAAATGAATTATTGCTGCCCAGACATGAGCAAATCCCTCGTGAGAAATATAAAAAGGGAGATACACTTCGAGCAGTAATTAAAGATATTAAAAAGACTCCCAATGGCCCCGTAATTATAATTTCGAGAGCCGATAATTTATTCCTGCGCCGCTTATTCGAGATAGAAATTCCGGAAATTTATGACGGCGTTATAGAAATAAAAGGTATTGCACGCGAACCCGGTGAAAGAGCTAAAGTTGCCGTTGAATCGACCGACGCGAGAATTGATGCCGTTGGAGCTTGCGTTGGTATGAAAGGAGTTCGTATTCACGCAATTGTACGCGAATTGAACAATGAAAATATTGATGTCATTAACTACAGCGACGATCCATTTGTATTCATTCAAAGATGTTTAGCGCCGGCTAAATTAAAACAAATTGAAATTGATGAAGAAACTAAAAAATGTACCGTGGTAGCCGATAGCGATCAGGTATCATTAATAGTTGGAAGAAACGGCGTTAATATTCGTCTAGCTATTAAATTGACGGGATTCGAAATTGAAGTAATTCGCCAGGAAAAACCACTTGACGAATATGAAGACGATATTGAATTGCCGGAATTAAGAGAAGAATTAGGTACAGAAATAGTTGATTTATTAATTAATCATGAATTTGAAACCGCTGTAGAAGTATTAAAAGCAGGCCTAGATAAACTAAAAGCTATCGAAGGTCTTGATGAAGAAAAAGCAAAAAGAATAATTGAAGTTCTTGAAAACCAGTTTGAGGATGAAGATTAA
- a CDS encoding SIMPL domain-containing protein translates to MDNKKIYYYTAGILGASLIVAVLIFSLVWKSTKNADQTITVTGSAKKAIVSDYGIQRGTLQASSQDRKTAYQIIQQNIPVLKKYLEDKGYKPEQIEIFGINGYPIFEVTSNGMQTQNVSYYVYSQRFEVRSNDVEKIKELSVSLGSLLEKGLDIGVDMPEFLYTKIDDIKIEIQAAAAKNAMERAEGIAKSTGRDLGSLRNARMGVIQITPKNSNVISDYGMNDVTSIEKEITAVVSASFEIK, encoded by the coding sequence ATGGATAACAAGAAAATATATTATTACACCGCTGGAATTTTAGGAGCTTCATTAATTGTTGCGGTACTAATTTTTTCGTTGGTATGGAAATCAACAAAAAACGCCGATCAGACTATTACGGTTACCGGCTCGGCTAAAAAGGCAATTGTTTCTGATTATGGAATTCAAAGGGGAACATTACAAGCAAGTTCGCAAGATAGGAAGACCGCATATCAAATTATCCAGCAAAATATTCCTGTACTTAAGAAATATTTGGAAGATAAAGGTTACAAACCGGAACAGATCGAAATATTTGGAATTAACGGATACCCGATATTTGAGGTTACCTCTAACGGAATGCAGACTCAAAATGTATCTTATTATGTTTATTCTCAAAGATTCGAAGTGAGATCCAACGATGTTGAGAAGATTAAAGAATTATCGGTTTCGCTCGGCTCACTTTTGGAGAAAGGGCTCGATATTGGGGTGGATATGCCAGAATTCCTCTACACAAAAATTGATGATATAAAAATTGAAATACAGGCCGCCGCGGCAAAAAACGCGATGGAAAGGGCTGAAGGGATTGCGAAATCAACCGGTCGTGATCTCGGATCATTGAGAAATGCAAGAATGGGTGTGATTCAAATTACCCCTAAAAATTCTAACGTTATCTCAGATTATGGGATGAATGATGTTACTTCAATAGAAAAGGAGATTACGGCAGTTGTTTCTGCTTCTTTTGAAATAAAGTAA
- a CDS encoding T9SS type A sorting domain-containing protein — protein MFDKNNGVAMGDAKSVTSLTLILRTTDGGKNWIQVNTNLVGAVCVDLWRRIDFVDMNIGYLYASRVANPGIMKTVDGGKTWSSIESPAGTMVLKFYNEKIGVNCAYSSSHNATGIFTTHDGGKTWPYFTPITGGWGSDFEFIPGDPSKIWFTNMNTLFYSADTGKTWNHKPLPYSQAKLRDIEFINAKIGWVISDGSLFLKSISGGLVVGVERVEFMPNEFHLHQNYPNPFNPETSISYQISAVSHVTLKVYDVLGREVATLVNEVQQPGIHNVKFTINNKHFSLSTHYSTLATGIYFYRLQAGDFVQTKKMVLLR, from the coding sequence ATGTTCGATAAGAATAATGGTGTTGCGATGGGGGATGCTAAATCGGTGACATCATTAACATTAATACTCAGAACAACAGATGGCGGAAAGAACTGGATTCAGGTAAATACTAATTTGGTTGGTGCTGTCTGTGTAGATTTGTGGCGGAGAATCGACTTTGTCGATATGAATATAGGCTATTTATATGCTAGCAGGGTTGCAAATCCCGGTATTATGAAAACTGTAGATGGAGGAAAAACCTGGTCATCAATTGAATCCCCGGCAGGTACAATGGTATTAAAATTTTATAATGAAAAAATTGGTGTTAATTGTGCCTATTCAAGTTCTCATAATGCAACAGGAATTTTTACAACTCACGATGGTGGAAAAACTTGGCCCTACTTTACTCCAATTACTGGCGGATGGGGAAGTGATTTTGAGTTCATACCTGGTGACCCTTCAAAAATATGGTTTACAAATATGAATACTCTTTTTTATAGTGCTGATACAGGTAAAACATGGAATCATAAACCATTACCCTACTCACAAGCAAAATTAAGGGATATTGAGTTTATTAATGCAAAAATTGGATGGGTAATCTCAGACGGTAGTTTGTTCCTTAAATCCATTAGCGGAGGATTAGTAGTAGGAGTGGAAAGAGTTGAGTTTATGCCGAACGAATTTCATCTACATCAAAATTATCCTAACCCATTTAATCCGGAGACGAGTATCAGCTATCAGATTTCGGCAGTCAGTCATGTTACATTAAAAGTTTATGATGTATTAGGTAGAGAAGTAGCAACACTGGTAAATGAAGTTCAACAACCTGGAATTCATAATGTAAAATTCACAATTAATAATAAACATTTTTCACTCTCTACTCATTACTCAACACTCGCCACTGGCATTTATTTCTACCGATTGCAAGCCGGGGATTTTGTCCAAACAAAAAAGATGGTTTTGTTGAGATGA
- the hemW gene encoding radical SAM family heme chaperone HemW, translating to MKETAIYIHIPFCDHKCIYCDFYSIISYENTSSYLSSLKKEIEFYSKHYSDNRKIISIFFGGGTPSFMEPDYIREIIETVKSNFNVTDNAEITMETNPGTVTKAKLIQFRNSGINRISIGIQSFNDAELKFLTRIHNSETAIKTVHYASEAGFENISIDLIFNLPKQTKEIWRKNMETAIQLPIKHISTYSLILEPGTILNKMVIDGKVKMQSEDYDADLYEETISFLTENGFKQYEVSNFTKPGYECVQNNAYWRYKDYIGFGTSAHSFVEGKRWWNFSSVKFYNEAIEQKQNAVAGSENITDEQMLEEYIMLALRSSGLDCNELAQKFGDNWLTNNRDYLNELIEHQFLIIKNNLYILTPKGYAMCDELLLKFQ from the coding sequence ATGAAAGAAACCGCAATTTATATCCATATCCCATTCTGCGATCATAAATGTATTTACTGCGATTTCTACTCAATCATCTCTTATGAAAATACTTCGAGCTATCTCTCCTCATTAAAAAAAGAAATTGAATTTTACTCAAAACATTATTCGGACAATAGAAAAATCATCTCCATATTTTTTGGCGGGGGAACTCCTTCATTTATGGAACCCGATTATATCCGCGAAATTATCGAGACTGTAAAAAGTAATTTTAATGTTACTGATAACGCTGAAATTACAATGGAGACAAATCCCGGAACTGTAACAAAAGCAAAATTAATTCAATTTCGAAATTCGGGCATAAACAGAATTAGTATTGGCATTCAATCATTTAATGATGCCGAACTAAAATTTTTGACAAGGATTCATAATTCAGAAACCGCAATTAAAACAGTTCACTACGCTTCCGAAGCCGGATTTGAAAATATCAGTATCGATTTGATATTTAATCTGCCAAAGCAGACTAAAGAAATCTGGCGTAAGAATATGGAGACCGCGATTCAACTGCCGATAAAACATATTTCCACTTACAGTTTAATTTTAGAGCCGGGTACAATTCTAAATAAAATGGTTATTGATGGTAAAGTTAAAATGCAAAGTGAGGATTATGACGCCGACCTTTACGAAGAAACAATTTCGTTTTTAACGGAGAATGGTTTTAAGCAATATGAAGTTTCTAATTTTACAAAACCAGGTTATGAGTGTGTTCAGAACAATGCCTATTGGCGCTACAAAGATTATATTGGCTTTGGTACATCGGCTCATAGTTTTGTTGAAGGAAAAAGATGGTGGAATTTTTCGAGTGTAAAATTTTACAATGAAGCAATTGAGCAGAAACAAAATGCTGTTGCCGGAAGCGAAAATATTACGGATGAGCAGATGCTTGAGGAATATATAATGCTGGCATTGCGGTCATCGGGGTTGGATTGTAATGAACTCGCTCAAAAGTTTGGGGATAATTGGCTCACCAATAATAGAGACTATTTAAATGAATTAATTGAGCACCAATTTCTAATTATCAAAAATAATTTATACATACTCACTCCAAAAGGTTATGCCATGTGTGATGAACTTCTACTAAAATTTCAGTAA
- the recN gene encoding DNA repair protein RecN codes for MLKSLFIKDYALIENIEVEFDKGLNIITGETGAGKSILIDAMGLLLGERASTEVVRKGAEKSIVEGIFDVSGNKKIKAFVEIHEIDEADKLIVRREISLKGTNRCFLNDSPVTLNIIKEIGDLLVDLHGQHEHQSLLRVESHIEILDEFWRSEELLQNFRGDISTLNKLNSELKSLRKKENELKEKKELYDFQLKEIDAVSPVLNEELTLEEELLILDNAEKLISTAADVYEALYESEDSLADKLGIISNKINDLKKIDKSFEEKSEEVQSAMALLNDVSSFLRSYKDSVELDPQRLEEVRTRLGSLNLLKKKYGGSIESVIEHRKKIATEFDLAENFNSRISELEKQINELRKSAGLTAKQISSKREIAAKKIKSEVEEALKTLGITDSNFQIKIENIISSSEDSINIGNKAYAYNERGYDFVEFYVSTNSGEEPKPLVKVASGGEISRIMLALKSILAKSGHLPILIFDEIDTGVSGRIAQKVGQTLKQLSKSHQIITITHLPQIAGYGDIHFAVQKSKVSDRVVSSIQKLNKQERIHEVAKLLSGETITEAALKSARELMDHAG; via the coding sequence ATGCTCAAATCATTATTTATAAAAGATTACGCTCTTATCGAAAACATTGAAGTAGAGTTCGATAAGGGACTAAATATAATAACGGGGGAAACCGGTGCCGGTAAATCCATTTTAATTGACGCAATGGGATTATTACTCGGTGAACGGGCATCAACCGAGGTAGTTCGAAAAGGGGCAGAGAAATCCATAGTTGAAGGAATTTTTGATGTCTCGGGAAATAAAAAAATAAAAGCATTTGTTGAGATTCATGAAATTGATGAAGCTGATAAACTGATTGTCCGCCGTGAAATATCTTTAAAAGGTACAAACCGCTGTTTCTTAAATGATTCTCCGGTTACTCTTAATATTATAAAAGAAATTGGGGATTTATTAGTTGATTTGCATGGACAACATGAGCATCAGTCGCTGCTTCGAGTTGAATCTCATATAGAAATCCTTGACGAATTTTGGCGTTCCGAAGAACTATTACAAAATTTTAGAGGGGATATTTCCACACTCAATAAATTAAATTCTGAACTAAAATCACTTCGTAAAAAAGAGAATGAATTAAAAGAGAAAAAGGAACTGTATGATTTTCAGTTAAAAGAAATTGATGCTGTCTCACCGGTTTTGAATGAGGAATTAACACTTGAGGAAGAGTTATTAATTTTAGATAACGCCGAAAAATTGATAAGTACCGCCGCAGATGTGTATGAAGCACTTTATGAAAGTGAGGATTCATTAGCTGATAAACTCGGAATCATATCAAATAAAATAAATGATCTTAAAAAAATAGATAAATCATTTGAAGAGAAATCTGAAGAAGTTCAGAGCGCGATGGCATTATTAAATGATGTATCGTCATTCTTGAGAAGTTATAAAGATTCGGTAGAACTTGACCCGCAAAGATTAGAGGAAGTGAGAACCAGACTTGGCTCATTAAATTTGCTGAAGAAAAAATATGGCGGATCTATCGAATCGGTTATTGAGCATCGGAAAAAGATTGCAACAGAGTTTGACCTTGCGGAAAATTTTAATTCAAGAATTTCGGAACTCGAGAAACAAATTAATGAATTGAGAAAATCAGCCGGATTAACCGCAAAACAGATTTCATCGAAAAGAGAAATTGCCGCTAAAAAAATTAAAAGTGAAGTTGAGGAAGCGCTTAAAACATTAGGAATTACCGATTCAAATTTCCAAATAAAAATTGAAAATATAATTTCCAGTTCAGAAGATTCTATAAATATTGGAAACAAAGCATACGCATATAATGAAAGAGGTTATGATTTTGTTGAGTTTTATGTTTCAACAAATTCGGGAGAAGAACCAAAGCCATTAGTAAAAGTAGCATCCGGCGGTGAAATTTCAAGAATTATGCTTGCGCTCAAATCTATACTCGCTAAATCGGGGCATCTTCCAATATTGATATTCGATGAAATTGATACTGGTGTGAGCGGTAGAATTGCGCAAAAAGTTGGACAAACATTAAAACAGCTTTCTAAAAGTCATCAAATAATTACAATTACACATCTCCCTCAAATAGCGGGATACGGAGATATTCATTTTGCCGTTCAAAAATCCAAAGTATCCGACCGAGTAGTTAGTTCAATTCAAAAATTAAATAAACAGGAAAGGATTCACGAGGTAGCAAAATTATTAAGCGGTGAAACAATTACTGAAGCCGCATTAAAAAGCGCACGTGAATTAATGGACCATGCCGGTTAA
- a CDS encoding cellulase family glycosylhydrolase: MKKTVTLLVLLISTLTNAQTIQNRINYNNQNLFLNGVNLAWFNFAADIGRENANYDQFADFFLTLHDNGGNAVRWWLHTNGTTSPEFNSQGYVISPGKTSIADLKKVLDLAWEREIGLKLCLWSFDMMRLNLNSTALNRNTKMLTDTSYTNAYIRNALIPMVEALKEHPAIIAWEIFNEPEGMSNEFGWNDIKRVPMSAIQRFVNLCAGAIHRTDPKAKVTNGSWSFQASTDVTTLAKFSVEEYISSLTELEKRTIEREFAQKYSIEYSAKEIIKKFAGVNAANKNYYRDDRLIEAGGDPDGKLDFYSVHYYDWDGSKHSPFNKVASTWQLDKPLVMAEFHMKNTLGVPKDRLYDILMSNGYAGALAWSWTDNATSQKNDMLAGVKSLWDKYRADVDLAGIAGDFPLVSITSPKNNEKFADNSAITITADASDPDGIITNVAFYYNVGTTHTKIIETNKIPYSAIWKPTANGEYKVYAIATDDRGNQRYSSKITITYGTPAFTKLEAERTQRTGSDISIKSEASASGGAFVDLKNDGTITWSFTNNSAAGAYDLVFGYRLAYDTPKGQFIDVNGVRVGELMFDGIANTWLEKSYNVNLNQGANTLTLTKSWGWMHIDYLSVPTVVVTSVNETEALPSKFSLEQNYPNPFNPETTISYVIPSAVSNLKDFSSTSSSRNDNVHVTLKVYDVLGREVATLVNEVQQPGIYRVKFTINNKHSLLSTHYSSLSSAVYFYRLTAGNFIQTKKMMVVK; the protein is encoded by the coding sequence ATGAAAAAAACTGTAACATTATTAGTTCTTCTAATTTCAACGCTTACAAACGCTCAAACCATTCAAAATAGAATAAATTATAATAACCAGAACTTGTTTCTCAATGGAGTTAATTTGGCCTGGTTTAATTTTGCCGCAGATATTGGGAGGGAAAATGCAAATTATGATCAGTTTGCAGACTTCTTTTTAACTCTTCATGATAATGGTGGAAATGCGGTGCGATGGTGGCTTCATACTAATGGTACAACTTCACCCGAATTTAATAGTCAAGGTTATGTAATTTCCCCCGGTAAAACTTCTATTGCCGATCTAAAAAAAGTATTGGATTTAGCCTGGGAGAGAGAAATTGGGTTAAAACTTTGTCTGTGGTCATTCGATATGATGCGCTTAAATTTAAACTCAACAGCACTCAACAGAAATACAAAAATGCTCACCGACACCAGTTACACTAATGCTTATATTAGAAACGCGTTGATTCCAATGGTTGAAGCTTTAAAGGAGCATCCAGCAATTATTGCCTGGGAAATATTTAATGAACCAGAGGGAATGAGTAATGAGTTTGGATGGAATGATATCAAACGTGTTCCAATGTCTGCTATTCAACGATTTGTAAATCTTTGTGCCGGGGCAATTCATAGGACTGATCCAAAAGCGAAAGTAACAAATGGGTCATGGAGTTTTCAAGCTTCTACAGATGTAACCACTCTTGCTAAATTTTCGGTTGAAGAGTATATCAGCTCATTAACCGAATTAGAAAAACGGACTATCGAACGAGAATTTGCACAGAAATACTCGATTGAATATTCCGCTAAAGAAATAATTAAAAAATTTGCCGGAGTGAATGCCGCTAATAAAAATTATTACAGAGATGATAGATTAATAGAAGCCGGCGGCGATCCGGATGGTAAACTTGATTTCTACTCAGTTCATTATTACGATTGGGATGGAAGTAAACATTCTCCATTTAATAAAGTAGCATCTACATGGCAGTTAGATAAACCACTTGTAATGGCTGAGTTTCATATGAAAAATACGCTCGGTGTTCCAAAGGATCGGCTTTATGATATTTTAATGAGTAATGGATATGCCGGAGCATTGGCTTGGTCGTGGACCGATAACGCGACTTCACAAAAGAATGATATGCTCGCCGGCGTAAAATCATTATGGGATAAGTATAGAGCCGATGTTGATTTGGCGGGTATTGCCGGAGATTTCCCTCTAGTTAGTATTACATCACCAAAAAACAATGAAAAATTTGCCGATAACAGTGCGATTACAATTACTGCAGACGCGAGTGACCCTGATGGCATAATTACGAATGTCGCGTTCTATTATAATGTTGGTACTACTCACACAAAAATTATTGAGACTAATAAAATTCCTTACAGCGCAATTTGGAAACCGACGGCTAATGGTGAATACAAAGTTTACGCAATTGCTACTGATGATAGGGGAAATCAAAGATATTCATCTAAAATAACTATAACGTATGGCACCCCGGCATTCACAAAACTAGAAGCTGAGAGAACACAAAGAACCGGATCTGATATTTCAATTAAAAGTGAAGCGAGTGCCAGCGGAGGCGCATTTGTTGATCTTAAAAATGATGGAACAATAACTTGGAGTTTTACAAATAACTCAGCTGCCGGAGCTTATGATTTAGTGTTTGGTTACAGACTTGCTTACGATACTCCTAAAGGGCAGTTTATTGATGTAAATGGAGTGAGAGTTGGTGAGTTAATGTTTGATGGTATCGCCAATACCTGGCTTGAAAAAAGCTATAATGTTAATTTGAATCAAGGAGCCAATACATTAACATTAACAAAATCGTGGGGATGGATGCATATTGATTATCTTTCTGTTCCTACAGTTGTTGTAACTAGTGTTAATGAAACCGAAGCACTTCCGTCTAAATTTAGTTTAGAACAAAATTACCCAAATCCATTTAATCCTGAGACAACCATAAGTTATGTCATTCCGAGCGCAGTGAGTAATCTTAAAGATTTCTCTTCGACTTCATCTTCTCGAAATGACAATGTTCATGTAACATTAAAAGTTTATGATGTGCTTGGTAGAGAAGTCGCAACTCTCGTTAATGAAGTTCAGCAGCCTGGAATTTATAGAGTAAAATTCACAATTAATAATAAACACTCTCTACTCTCTACTCATTACTCTTCACTGTCTTCCGCCGTTTATTTCTACCGTTTAACAGCAGGAAATTTTATTCAAACAAAAAAGATGATGGTGGTGAAGTAG